The sequence below is a genomic window from Mycobacterium sp. ITM-2016-00316.
TTCCCCTGCCTGCCCGGACCGGGTGACAAGCGGATGGTCCGCACCGGCCTGCAGCGCACGCAGGGCGTCGGTGAGTTCGGCGATGTCGGCGGCCCGGATCAGCGCCCGGAACTTGCGCGCCCGCCGGGTCGTGGCCAGGGTCGCGGCCACCCGGGCCACGTCGGCAGCGGTGCGCAGTGCCGGTCTCCGGTGCAGGTGATCCAGGATGGCGCCGGCGTCTTGGCCGATCAGTTCTTCGGCGTGCGCGCTGAGCACGACCGGGATGCGCCCGTCGGGCAGCGTGGTGATGGTCATCATGCGGCCTGCCCAGCGGTGTCCGGGATCGCCACCACGGCATGGGTGTTGGTGCCACTCATCCCGAACGCCGACACCGCGGCGATGCGCTCGCCATTGACCGCGGGCCATTCGGTGAGCTCGGTGGCCGGCCGCAGACCCTGTGCTTCCCAGTCGATTTCGCGGCTGGCGGTATCGATGTGCAGGCTGGCCGGCACCGCCCCGTGCTGGGCGGCCAGGATCACCTTGGCCAGCCCGAGCGCACCGGCGGCGGCCTGGGCATGTCCCACATTGGATTTGACCGAGCCGAGCAGCGCACCCGCGCCGGGTGCGGTGGCACCGTAGGTCTGGGCCAGCGCCCGCAATTCGGTGCGGTCACCGAGCCGGGTGGCGGTGCCGTGGCCCTCGATCATGCCGACGTCCTCGGGCCGAACCCCGGCGCGCTCGATGGCGCGGGTGAACAGCCGCTGCTGGGCCTCGCCGCTGGGTGCGGTCAGCCCGATGGTGCGGCCGTCGGAGTTGACACCGGTGGCGCGCACCTCGGCCAGTATCTGCCTGCCGTCACGGATAGCCGCCGAACGCCGCGCCAGCACGAACAGGCCGGCCCCTTCGGCCCACACGGTGCCGCTGGCGGCGGCGCTGTAGGGCCGGCAGTGACCGTCATCGGAAAGGGCGTGTTGCTTGGAGAATTCGACGAAGTAGCCGGGAGTGCCCATCACGCACACCCCGCCGGTCAGCGCCATGTCGCAGTCCCCAGCCCGCACCGCGCTCGCCGCGGTGTGCAGCGCGGCCAGCGCCGAGGAACACGAGGTGTCCACGGTGAGCGCGGGTCCGGCCAGGTCCAGCGTGTAGG
It includes:
- a CDS encoding polyketide synthase, which translates into the protein MSSESRVYDHDPVVIIGMAVEAPGGVDSADSFWDLLSGRREALGPFPTDRGWSVSELLEGSRRDGFKRIHDLGGFLSDAASFDPAFFGISPREAVAMDPQQRVALRLAWRALENSGINPDDVAGHDVGCYIGASALEYGPRLSEYSNHSGHLITGTSLGVISGRIAYTLDLAGPALTVDTSCSSALAALHTAASAVRAGDCDMALTGGVCVMGTPGYFVEFSKQHALSDDGHCRPYSAAASGTVWAEGAGLFVLARRSAAIRDGRQILAEVRATGVNSDGRTIGLTAPSGEAQQRLFTRAIERAGVRPEDVGMIEGHGTATRLGDRTELRALAQTYGATAPGAGALLGSVKSNVGHAQAAAGALGLAKVILAAQHGAVPASLHIDTASREIDWEAQGLRPATELTEWPAVNGERIAAVSAFGMSGTNTHAVVAIPDTAGQAA